The Trichoderma asperellum chromosome 6, complete sequence region CTCCGCGATGTTCTCCGCAACACAATCTCGTCGTAGAAACCAGGTGCGTATAGACTAAAGAGAGATGCGACACGGCGCACAGCTTGAGGTGTAATATATGAGTATATagagaaaaataagaagCGATTTCGGCTCGGCAGtcgaaaggggaaaaaaaattatagaaataAGCGTACCGAGGGAGGGTCTTCGGTTCAGCGAACAAGATGAAAGCCCGCACCCAACAAAGGCGGTTAAAAGGGGGGCTTACGGAGTATaccgaagaaaaaaagtaaaagcaaGCTTAGCAGCTAAAGTCGCGTTTTAACCAAGTATTCGAGCAGCGAGCAGCGCAGTTTGGAATACGTTTGACTGGTCGGCTGGTGATTAATAAATGGGTGTGTGGGGAAGCCAAGCAGGACAGACAGATCCAGCAGCGACGCTGACGGCAACTTCGGAGGCCGGTAGGATCCCGCCCTAGAAAGAATCTGGCAGAATCTAAGCACTCGGGCGCCTGAAAGATgtaataagagaaaaaaaggggggcggTTGGTTTCCGGCCGGTATGGGGGTGCCGAAGCAGAAACAGGGAAATTTTGAGTCTGTGCCTGGGAACAGACGCTGGTCGTGATCGATGATGATTCAAAGATGCGTTGTTGCTTACAGCTTGGGCTCTGTTTTGTTCATGTCACTTACAAAGCCGCCGGCGGGCGGGCCATACCAGGGGAGGTCCGGTGTCTCTTATATCATCACGCGGGCATAGAATTACTGAGCATGCACTAATCACGATCCTGATCTCCGATTACAACACAGGCTCATGAAGTTCCGAGACACTATATTCTTCCGCAAGCCTATCCGCGGCAGCCACCTGTGACAACAAAGTCTTGGGCTTACTTCTGGCCTCTGTCGTCAAGCCGTGCTATATATATCCCGGCCGCTGCTTGGTGCGGAAGCCTCGGAACAAGGCAAATTTCCGGCAGGCCCGACCTCTATCGCCTCGGATCGATCAGAGCCCAGCAAACTGGTTTAGGTCTACAGGAACAATGAAAATATTCTTCAGGGTCTTGGGCGACGAAGGTTTTCGGCCGGCCTAAAATCCGCCGTCAGATGGCCATAGACCTTCGATTTAAGCTCTCGACGGACGCCATCTGACCTCCTCCAACCCGCCCAACACGCTGAACTAATTACCAGATAATCGGTTTAACTCATTATGGCGCTAGTCTCGCCAATGACAGCTGTTAAGTCCATTGGGCATTCAAGGCACGTCAGCCGGGACATGTTCCGGCCTAGCAAGCGTAAATAGCCTTCTCataagctgctgctgtcacCGAGGCGAGAGCGCAGAGGACGGACGAAGATGATTATGTAACAGCAGGTGATGACAGCAGCCGAAGCTTGATTCCGAAAAAAAGTCCAAAGCCGGCAAAATCTGCCAAGGCTCTAGGGTAGACGGACGACGGGCTTAATTCCGTGCCGTGTTTTTGTCAGCTTTTGGCGCCCGTGGCGCATGGGTTGGAGAGTTGCCACATCTTAAGTCCACGGAGGTTtgagatgacgatgaggcgCCCTGATCGGCATTGGACAACGTGGGTTTAAGGGCTTTGGCTTGATTCTTTCGGCTATCATCACTTACATACAGTATGAGAATAGGTAGCAAAGGGGGATAGCGCTATAGTATTTGGTTTAGCTTTGTTCCTTTACTATTTTTGAGTACTCGACACTTCTCGCGTTCATAGTCTTGATTATGAAGGATTCAAGGATAGCCATGTTCTTAGCAATCCCCTCAGCCAAGTGAGACTATAACAGCTGTAACCTTTCCTTGAATCTGTAGCCTTTCTTTGAATGCCTTCATTTTCTACGCTAAATTGCGCCTTCAAGATGCATCACCTATGTTTGATCTGGTCAATCTGGTCACAATAACAATGGCATCAATAGTGGTTCCTCTTATTAGAAACCAAAAGCGAACAAAGGAACAACAATTGTCAATAATCGAGAACCGTAAAACCACCATCTTGTCAACGTTACAAAGCAAGcagtagtactccgtacgcaTGAAGCCTACAGTCTAAATCAGCATCTCTTTTGTCCTGGCCGCCAACGTCATTGAACCCCAGACACTGCCATCTTGCATAGCCGCCGTCCGATAATACAAGGGTAGCTTAGAGGCCACTTGAAGCCCAAAACAGGGCCCCCAAAGAACGATAACTCGCGGGACGTCGATCCACCTTAGCGCTGCCGTGGGCTCCCGGCTGTTGTATTAGCGCTAAAATCAATGCGGGTGCATCTGAAGGCGGTTTGGATGTAGTGCTGAGGAGGGGGCTCTCCTGGCAAAGGAGGGGCTCTGATTGGAGCTCGGTCTCACTGCTTGCTGCAGGTTGTCGGAGCGCTTACATGGAAATCCGGCCGGACTCATGGAGGTTTGGCGGGAACATGAATACCGCCCATACTTGTACTCTGCATATATGAACATATACACTCGCTACATACAaaccaagtacatgtagtcgCACCAAAGGCATGGAAATCGCTGCCTAGAGTGCTGAACGTGGCTCAGCAACTGATGCAGCCGCTTCGTGTGTAAGCTTTGCAGGTGCTAGCCATGCACACAGCCTACGCGCTTGAGTGAAAGGAGACTACATATAGTATTCCATTGGCCATACAACCGAGAACGGAGACTTTGATATATATTGCGTCTAGACCTCATTGTGAGTTTTAGCTCGTTCTCGGTCTCATATCCGGCTATTACTCTCGGTGCTACTTGGGGGCCTGAGTGCGCACAAAGCTGGACACAGAGCGTGCGGCGTGACTTGATTGATGGATTTTCCAGGGCTAGTCAAGCTGATATCATCATACAATCACATCTCTTGGCTCAGATAATTCCGATAACCTGCTTCTATCACTGCCTATCGGATGTCTTTCAAACCCTGCTGCCTATTTCCGTTTCCTATTTCCATTTAGCCTGGTGATGTTCTATTCATCTTCTCGTGGCATGGCTGCTGTACAAGAATTACCGTCAGAGCGTCAGCGCTGGCGGCTCTCGTTTCACTCACTCAACCTTCTCTGGTAGAAGCGCGCTCTGCCCCCATGTAGTAGTATGATCCAATACCACTCTGGCCGGGTGTGCTCCATAATAATAGCTGATTACTACTTCAACATATAATCAATACAAGGACCCCCCAGAACGAAGCAGTGGCCAGCACCGACTCTAAAGCTTAGCACCTTGAGTCAAGCAAACGCCACGCCCCTCGACCATCTTCTTGACTGACAATCCCCATGACCACAGAGCTGGGACCAACGCCCGTCGCCGGTTGAAACCAGGGACAAGCCGGCCGTGCTCGAGCCCGCCATCCCGGGACCCCTCGCTCGCTTAATCCCGCCTCCCGCGCCGCCGCAGTATGaactgccgccgccggccaaGATGACCATCTCCTCCAAAGGGCCGCAGTGCTGGGAGTGTCTGCGCCGCAACTCGCCATGCGACGGAAAGACCCCGATATGCGGCAACTGCAGCTCTGCCGGCATGGTCTGTCCCGGCTTCACCAACAATCGGCCGCTCACATGGCTGCGCACCGGCATGGTCTCGCGGATTCAGAAGGGCAAGCCCGCAGCCCGGCCGAATGCGACGGCTGCGGCGCGAGACTCGAGGCGGCGCAGCTCCCTGAGCACCTCGAGCACCTCGAGCGCGATAATACCATCGCCAAAGTCGATAACGAGCACGCCGCCGCGGTCTCGGGTGAGGAGAAAGGCGGCTAGAAGCGATCGAGGCAGCGATGCTGGCACTCCCTCGGGGGCATCATCCTCTGGCTGTAGTAGTGGTGATTCCCCTCCGGATTCGAGCTCAAATTCAACGGCAGTCGCCAGTAAGGCCATCAGTAGtagagatggcgatgaagatgaagatggaggctCTTTGCAGAGCATAGCAGATCCGAGACATCAGCTTGTTGCCTGCAGGAATCGATCTGGAAACAGCCCTGCGGATGGCGCTATGCAGATCCATGTCACGGCCATTCCTCCCGACCTAAGACCGCAGGATTGGGACTATATCGACGCCATTAAGATGTGTAAGTTTGATTCTCCCATGTTACCAACTccactcttcatctccacctTGTCCAGGCCTCTAGGCTACAGCTTTTCGCATGTCTAGTATATGCGTAAGGTTGCGCCAACCAGCCAAGGCACTGGCATTTCAACTTGTTCGTCATGTCTAACAGAGTTGCTCTTCTCCTCAGACAACaaccagctgctgccaagatTGCGCTCACGGCAGATTATACAGAATCCCGCTTGGGTGGTCGAACTAAATGGCGATGCCCTCCAGTCTCTCTCGGTTGCAAACCGGCACTGCTTTCTTGCTATTGCGGTGGGCTATCACATTATGTATGTGACGCTAAAGAACAACCTCAGCCTGGAACCCGCAACTACTGGGCCGGCGGCTCATTTGTGGTGGAAATTCTATCTTCACATTAATACATCTATAAGCGCTCTCAATGATGATATACAGCAGAGCTTCCCAAATATTCTCAGCCTATTCTCTAGCATGGCGCACTTGATGAGTGCGGATGtaagtctctctttttgctttcccAATCTCGTGGGATATATCCAAGCATCAGAGAGGGCGAGCAGTTACtaatctttctcctcttaGATCTTGCTCTTTAATTCAAATTCATGGCGCGTTCATGCCGACGCCTATCTCTTACTAATAAAACTCTGCGGCGGCCTAAAGAAGCTGATGAACTCTTCCACAACCCCGTTGCTGATGCAAAGCTTTGTCATGTAAGATTGTTTTCCAATTGCTGACCCTCTGGTACCGGCGATTTAAAACTAACAACATTTCTTCTCTGTTGCCAGCGGCGTCACTGTGTTCAACACCACCAGCCCGAGCAATGAGCAGATGGTTGATGCCTGCAACTTCGACGTTGACGATGTCATGACCATATACGAACTTGGCAGCAGCCCGCTATTCTACTGCCCTGCGCCCTTATTCAAGGAGATGTTCCTCATCAACCGTCTCCGCCTCGAGGCCGCAGTCTCCGGCGGCGATTCCAAACCCAGTCTTTGCGGCGTGCTTGAACGAATCGACGCATACCCGATCCAAGTCTTGACCGATTGCATGGACCGCAAAAAAGCCAAAGATCTTCACCTCGTCTCGTTGCTTTTCAAATCCGCAGTGGCCGTCTTTGGCTCCATGACGCTGCCTTGTACTTCCGAGTGCTCCTCTCGCACGCCATGCGCAGAGCTTCAGAAAACCCACCGAGAGCAtcttttgcatcttcttGATGCCTCGTCCGAATTCATGCCGCTCCTCGACCATATATTGTGGCCGGTGATAGtggctggcgctgccgcAGCCACTGAGTCTGTGGAAAGCCAGATGCTGGTGGAGATGTACTTGCTGAATAGCGTGCGGGATCCCTACACGGGAGGGTGCACCAGGGTCGCGttggcgacgatgaggaaCTTTTGGGCTTCAGGGAAGACGAAGTGGGACGAGTGCTTTGACAAGCCTCATGCTTGGATGATATAGACACCTGTTACTTGCGAATACGTTTTACTCTGGCGTGTCTTGGAGATGCAGGCGATTTCAGTCTGCCTAGGATACGAAATCAAGCTGCC contains the following coding sequences:
- a CDS encoding uncharacterized protein (EggNog:ENOG41~antiSMASH:Cluster_6.2) codes for the protein MTISSKGPQCWECLRRNSPCDGKTPICGNCSSAGMVCPGFTNNRPLTWLRTGMVSRIQKGKPAARPNATAAARDSRRRSSLSTSSTSSAIIPSPKSITSTPPRSRVRRKAARSDRGSDAGTPSGASSSGCSSGDSPPDSSSNSTAVASKAISSRDGDEDEDGGSLQSIADPRHQLVACRNRSGNSPADGAMQIHVTAIPPDLRPQDWDYIDAIKMYNNQLLPRLRSRQIIQNPAWVVELNGDALQSLSVANRHCFLAIAVGYHIMYVTLKNNLSLEPATTGPAAHLWWKFYLHINTSISALNDDIQQSFPNILSLFSSMAHLMSADILLFNSNSWRVHADAYLLLIKLCGGLKKLMNSSTTPLLMQSFVIGVTVFNTTSPSNEQMVDACNFDVDDVMTIYELGSSPLFYCPAPLFKEMFLINRLRLEAAVSGGDSKPSLCGVLERIDAYPIQVLTDCMDRKKAKDLHLVSLLFKSAVAVFGSMTLPCTSECSSRTPCAELQKTHREHLLHLLDASSEFMPLLDHILWPVIVAGAAAATESVESQMLVEMYLLNSVRDPYTGGCTRVALATMRNFWASGKTKWDECFDKPHAWMI